Sequence from the Xylanibacillus composti genome:
TTGTTTCCAGATTTCCTAGATGAATCATATGGGTTGAAATCCGGAAACATGGTCTTTTCGGGCCCCGCGAAAGTACCTGCATCCGCTTCAAAGATGCGCATCACTTTCGTGGGTATTCTGACGCTCCGCTTCCCCAGAATCATTTCACACTCTTGCCTATGCCTCACATACTATTCGTTCCACCAATATCGTTCCGAAGCTATTCTTACTTTCGTGGGTTACATACTTCTATATAAATCGACATTCTCCTGCTTAATAAGCGCGAGCGAATACGACCGTATGCTTCGCATTCTCTTCGCAAACGAGGCACTGACTCTTATGCTCGCTTACTTCAAACGGGATGTTGCGGCTCGTTGCCCCAGTCTCTTCCTTCACCGTATGCTCGCAGGCATCCGAACCGCACCAGCCAGCCAGCACGAATCCGCGCTTTTGTTCCATCATGCCGCGCATCTCGTCCAAAGTGTCCACCGACTTGAAGTTGTCCTGCATGAAGGACTTGGCATCTTCGTACATCTGCTTCTGGATGTCGTCCAGCATCGTCCGGACTTCCTCGATCAGCCTGTCCTGCTGGACAATCCGCTTCTCACCGGAATGGCGGGAGACTAGCACAACTTGTCCGTTCTCCATGTCGCGCGGACCGATTTCCAGACGAAGCGGCACACCGCGCATTTCATACTCATTGAATTTCCAACCCGGACTTTGATCCGTACGGTCGTCTATCCGCACCCGAATGCCTGCTGCCTTCAACTCGGCATACAGCTCGTCCGCTTTGGCCACAACCTGTTCTCTTGTTTTCGCCGGGCCAATCGGAATCATGATCAGTTGGGTCGGCGCCACCTTCGGCGGCAGATTCAAGCCCCGGTCATCGCCATGCACCATAATGAGCGCCCCGATCAGCCGGGTGCTGACGCCCCATGACGTTGTATGGGCGAACTGCAGCTGGTTGTCGCGGTCCAGAAACTTGATGTCGAACGCTTCTGCAAAGTTCGTGCCCATATAATGCGAGGTGCCTGCCTGCACAGCGCGGCCATCCTTCATCATCGCCTCGATTGAATACGTATCGCGGGCGCCGGCAAACTTCTCGGAAGGCGTCTTCTGGCCGACGATAACTGGAATGCTCAGGAAATCCTCGACGAACGCCCGGTAGATGTCCAGCATGCGCATTGTCTCTTCCCGCGCTTCTTCTTCCGTCTCGTGAGCGGTATGGCCTTCCTGCCAGAGAAACTCGCTCGTGCGCAGGAAAGGCAGCGTACGTTTCTCCCAACGGACCACGTTCGCCCACTGGTTGACCAGCAGCGGCAGATCCCTATACGACTGAATCCACTTGGCATACATATGACCGATCATTGTCTCGGACGTCGGACGAATCGCCAGCCGCTCTTCCAGCTTTTCGCCGGCCGCCTCCGTTACCCAGGGAAGCTCTGGATTAAAGCCTTCGACGTGCTCCTTCTCCTTCTGGAAGAAGCTTTCCGGTATGAACAGCGGAAAATAGGCATTGCGATGGCCGGTTTCCTTGAACTTCGCATCCAGCTCGCGCTGCATCAGCTCCCAGATCTCATAGCCTTCAGGCTTGAATACGATACAGCCGCGCACTGGCGAGTAATCCATCAGATCGGCCTTCTTGATCACATCTATGTACCAGCGGGAGAAGTCCTCTCCCTGCGGCGTAATCTCCTTGACGAATTGCTTATCCTTCGACATAACCTATCTCCTCCAAAGCATCGGCAGCGCTCCGCTAGCGCAACAAGCCCGATGCAAACGGTGATTAACTGCGGAACAACCGCAAAATATCGTTATACGTGACCGCGATCATCAGCAGCATAAGCAAAGCGAAACCGATGAAGTGCACCATGCTTTCGCGATTCGGGTCGACCGGCCTGCCCCTGACCGCCTCCAGCCCGAGAAACAGCAGCCGGCTGCCGTCCAGCGCAGGAAAAGGAAGCAGATTGAAAATCCCCAAATATAAGCTGAGCATGCCGGCCCAGAATACGTAGACGTCCATGCCTCTGCTGACCGCATCGCCCGTTACTTCCGTAATGCGCACAGGCCCGCCGAGGTCATCCAGCTTCAATTGCAGCGTGACGAGCTGCTTCAGCCCATCGAATATGACAACGGTCGAATCCTTCATAATGACAGCTGAGCGCTCCAGCGCTTCCCATACGTTCGGCGTTCGGGTCGGTACATTCGAGCCAATGCCGATGCCAACCTTGCCCACGCCGCCTTCATTGGCGGGTGTCACCTGCAGCGTCACGCTCTCCCCGTCACGCGAGACCGTCCATTCCATCGTCTGCTCGGGATTTTGCTCGATCAGATTGATCAGCCGTTCCCGGTCGATGCCGATTTCTT
This genomic interval carries:
- the proS gene encoding proline--tRNA ligase, with the translated sequence MSKDKQFVKEITPQGEDFSRWYIDVIKKADLMDYSPVRGCIVFKPEGYEIWELMQRELDAKFKETGHRNAYFPLFIPESFFQKEKEHVEGFNPELPWVTEAAGEKLEERLAIRPTSETMIGHMYAKWIQSYRDLPLLVNQWANVVRWEKRTLPFLRTSEFLWQEGHTAHETEEEAREETMRMLDIYRAFVEDFLSIPVIVGQKTPSEKFAGARDTYSIEAMMKDGRAVQAGTSHYMGTNFAEAFDIKFLDRDNQLQFAHTTSWGVSTRLIGALIMVHGDDRGLNLPPKVAPTQLIMIPIGPAKTREQVVAKADELYAELKAAGIRVRIDDRTDQSPGWKFNEYEMRGVPLRLEIGPRDMENGQVVLVSRHSGEKRIVQQDRLIEEVRTMLDDIQKQMYEDAKSFMQDNFKSVDTLDEMRGMMEQKRGFVLAGWCGSDACEHTVKEETGATSRNIPFEVSEHKSQCLVCEENAKHTVVFARAY